A DNA window from Macadamia integrifolia cultivar HAES 741 chromosome 4, SCU_Mint_v3, whole genome shotgun sequence contains the following coding sequences:
- the LOC122075733 gene encoding aldehyde oxidase GLOX, protein MASSSSIRLLSLFTAWTSLHLVVTNTRADLPGTWELLVPNAGIASMHTAVTHYGTVVLLDRTNIGPSRRMLRRGHCRFDPNDKVLQRDCYAHSVLFDPSTNQIRPLMILTDTWCSSGQFLPDGSLLQTGGDLDGLKKIRKFSPCRSDQFCDWEELQDVELNTGRWYATNQILPDGSVIIIGGRAANNIEFYPPKGKGAVELPFLAVVEDNQMDNLYPYVHLLPNGHLFIFANNKAVEYDYTINAIVRNYPPLDGGPRNYPSAGSSVMLALQGDYSTAEIVVCGGAQYGAFIVRSTDTPAHGSCGRIVATDPEPNWEMEDMAFGRIMGDMVMLPTGEVLVINGAQAGTQGFEMASNPCLYPLLYRPDQPVGLRFMTLNPGSVPRMYHSTANLLPDGRVLIAGSNPHYFYKFDAEFPTELRIEAFSPEYLSADRANLRPVIEVSPEKIRYGKGFEVVVSVPLPVVEKMEVNLGNAPFATHSFSQGQRLVRLTVTPAVPEPDGVGRWRIGCTAPVDAKVAPPGYYMAFVINQGVPSVAKWVQVLS, encoded by the coding sequence atggcttcttcttcttcaatacgacttctctctctcttcaccgcATGGACTTCATTACATTTAGTGGTCACCAACACTCGTGCAGACCTCCCCGGCACGTGGGAGCTCCTCGTCCCCAACGCTGGCATAGCTTCCATGCACACAGCCGTCACCCACTACGGCACCGTAGTCCTCCTCGACCGCACCAACATCGGTCCCTCCCGCCGAATGCTCCGCAGGGGCCATTGCCGTTTTGACCCCAACGACAAAGTCCTCCAGCGCGACTGCTATGCCCACTCTGTCCTCTTCGATCCTTCCACCAACCAAATCCGACCCTTAATGATCCTCACCGACACTTGGTGTTCCTCCGGCCAATTCCTTCCCGACGGCAGCCTCTTACAAACCGGCGGCGACTTGGATGGTCTAAAGAAGATACGAAAGTTCTCCCCGTGCCGGTCCGACCAGTTTTGTGACTGGGAAGAGCTTCAGGACGTTGAACTCAACACGGGCCGGTGGTATGCGACCAACCAGATTCTCCCGGACGGTTCGGTCATCATCATCGGTGGTCGAGCCGCCAACAACATAGAATTCTATCCTCCGAAAGGTAAAGGAGCCGTCGAATTGCCGTTCCTTGCTGTCGTGGAGGATAATCAGATGGACAATCTCTACCCCTATGTTCATCTCCTCCCCAACGGTCATCTCTTTATCTTCGCAAACAATAAGGCAGTAGAATACGATTATACCATCAACGCCATCGTACGCAATTATCCACCGTTGGATGGAGGCCCACGCAACTACCCCTCCGCTGGATCGTCGGTGATGTTGGCGCTCCAAGGGGATTACTCCACCGCCGAGATCGTCGTCTGCGGTGGGGCGCAGTACGGTGCGTTCATCGTGAGGAGCACGGATACCCCAGCGCACGGTAGCTGCGGGCGTATCGTTGCCACCGATCCTGAACCCAATTGGGAAATGGAAGACATGGCCTTTGGCCGGATTATGGGGGATATGGTCATGCTTCCGACCGGTGAGGTGTTAGTCATCAACGGTGCTCAAGCAGGAACGCAAGGCTTTGAGATGGCATCCAACCCGTGTTTATACCCACTCCTGTACCGGCCAGACCAACCGGTCGGATTACGGTTCATGACTCTGAACCCCGGTTCCGTTCCAAGAATGTACCATTCGACGGCGAATCTGTTACCGGACGGGAGAGTTCTCATTGCCGGAAGTAACCCTCATTACTTCTACAAGTTCGACGCCGAATTCCCGACGGAATTGAGAATAGAAGCTTTCTCGCCGGAATATTTGTCGGCGGACCGTGCGAATCTCCGACCGGTTATCGAAGTATCTCCCGAGAAGATTCGGTACGGGAAGGGTTTCGAGGTGGTGGTGTCAGTTCCATTGCCAGTGGTGGAAAAGATGGAGGTGAATCTCGGGAACGCTCCCTTTGCCACGCACTCGTTCTCACAAGGCCAGAGATTGGTACGGTTGACGGTGACTCCAGCGGTGCCGGAACCAGACGGTGTAGGACGGTGGAGGATAGGGTGTACGGCTCCGGTTGATGCGAAGGTTGCTCCGCCTGGTTATTACATGGCATTTGTCATCAACCAGGGTGTGCCAAGTGTCGCCAAGTGGGTGCAAGTGTTATCTTGA